The following is a genomic window from Pseudomonas promysalinigenes.
GGTAGATCCGCTTCTACAGTAGCTGCGCAGGTCCTGGGACTGGTGCAGCTACTGTAGGGGCGGGTTTACCCGCGAAGAGGTCGATGCGCGCTACATCATTCTTTTTTCAGCAAACGCACCGCCAGCACATCGCACGGTGCGCCGTGGAGCACGTCATTGGCTGTGGAGCCCAGCAGCAGTGCCAAACCATGCCGCCCATGGCTGCCCACCACGATCAGGTCGCAATTCTGCTCCTTGGCCAATTGATGGATCTCTTGGCGCGGCTGGCCATACGTCAAGTGAGAGTCGCCGCGGTGGATATCGGGGTATTTGTTGAACAAGCGGTCCATACGCTCCTTGGCCTGGTCGAATTGCTGCTGCTGCAGTTGCGACAGGTCCATGGGCACATCACCACCAAAAGCCATGGCCATCGGTTCGACGATATGTACCAGCGAGACCTTGGCATTGGAGGGTGCCGCCAACGCCATGGCACGTTTGATCACCGGGTCGCACTCTTCGGTAAGGTCGACGGCGACCAGAAGATGTTCGTAGGACATGAGCTGCACTCCTGACAATCGCGATAGTAGGAAGTATGGTCGCTTTCCTGCAGGTCATCCGTGAAACTGAGTAACCCGCTCATTTGCAACGCTTTATGGAAACTACTGATATGACGGTATGGCTGGTGGTGTCAATCCTTGCGCTGATTCTGAGTCCGCTTTCCTGGTTGCGGTTGTCGCGCAAACAAGGGCAGCAGATGACCCTGCGCCTGGCCGCGCGGCGCATGGGCCTGGCCATGCAGCTGGCACCGACACAGTGGCCCCATTGGCTTGAGAAAGAGCCCCCCAGCCCTTGTCCGCAGTACCACCGTGCCCGCCGTAGGGGGCACGAAGACTGCTGGAGTTACTGGCAGGTCAGCCCCGGTATCTGGTGGAATCAATGGAAAGAAGTCTGTGAAGACCCACGGCTGGCCGCGGTTTTCGCGCGCTTGCCGGCAACGGTCTACAAAGTGGAGGCCGATAAACGCATGATCGCCCTGTACTGGAGCGAGCGTGGTGATGAATCTGTATTGCAGGATATTGCCCACGCCTTCGACGCCCTGGCCTGACACCCATAACGACAAAGCGGCAACCCGGTAGCTACCAGGTTGCCGCTTTGTCGTTTCTGCAGTGCAGAAAAGGCCAGGCAGGCCGGGAATTTCAACGATGCATAGGCAGTGTAGTCATTTCCTGCCGGCGTGCACGGGAAAGTTGCAGCACTCGGCACCGCGTTTGGGTCAATCGTCGCCATGAATGGTCTGCGATCACTGTCATCATGCTTATGCCCTGGCGCTGCACAATGGCTGGAAAGTCGGGTTGATCGGCTTTTCGTGAGCATTTGACAACGCTCGACATTTCGGAGAATGTAGGCGCACCCAAATCAAACGGGCGTATGAAATGAGCGTTTGTATGTCACGCCGCTCATACGAATCCCGACTATCGCGCCGACGGGTGTGTGCCTGGGCGAGGGCGGCAACGCCGGCTTCTCTCAGCGATCGGTGTGTACAGTTCAGCTTCCATATCGTGGAGATCAGTTGATGATTTACGAAGGTAAAGCCATCACGGTTAAGGCTCTTGAAAGCGGCATCGTCGAATTGAAATTCGACCTCAAG
Proteins encoded in this region:
- a CDS encoding universal stress protein is translated as MSYEHLLVAVDLTEECDPVIKRAMALAAPSNAKVSLVHIVEPMAMAFGGDVPMDLSQLQQQQFDQAKERMDRLFNKYPDIHRGDSHLTYGQPRQEIHQLAKEQNCDLIVVGSHGRHGLALLLGSTANDVLHGAPCDVLAVRLLKKE